A window from Mycolicibacterium tokaiense encodes these proteins:
- a CDS encoding AMP-binding protein has translation MTLAVETSFPALLRERASLQPDDTALTFVDYDLDWAGVPLSLTWPQLYLRARNVARELQHCAVPGDRVMIVAPQGLEYIIGFLGALQAGMIPVPLSVPFGGVADERVESVLRDATPAAVLTTSAVASAVAHSVTEAPTLAVIEVDTLDLDAPVRGGAADVEPDDIQSVAYLQYTSGSTRAPAGVMISYQNVLANLQQITTDFLADGGLITPPTILSWLPFYHDLGLIIGICTPVVAGFPTVLTSPVSFLQRPARWLQLAASHPNVFTSAPNFAFDVAAKKTSDEDMAGLDLGDVLLIQSGGERVHPATISRFSERFARFNLRDNVIQPSYGLAEATLYLAARTPSEPPRTVHFDQDSLTTGHPVPAPGGTPLISYGAPLSAISPVLRIVDPDTLRECPPGTTGEIWAHGDNVSAGYWHKPEETARTFGATITDPAAGTPSGPWLRTGDLGFICDGELFIVGRIKDLLIVRGRNHAPDDVESTVTELTRGRVAAIAVAMDGVEQLVVVMEVKKRGDTAEEVAEYVAELRRAVTSAISNAHGLVAADLVLVAPGSIPITTSGKVRRRACVAHYEGTGFTRVDV, from the coding sequence GTGACACTGGCGGTTGAGACATCTTTCCCGGCCTTGCTGCGTGAACGCGCGAGCCTGCAGCCGGACGACACGGCACTGACCTTCGTCGACTACGACCTGGATTGGGCGGGGGTGCCGCTGAGCTTGACGTGGCCGCAGCTGTACCTGCGCGCTCGCAATGTGGCGCGCGAACTGCAACACTGCGCCGTGCCCGGTGACCGGGTGATGATCGTGGCGCCCCAGGGCCTGGAGTACATCATCGGGTTCCTCGGCGCCCTGCAGGCCGGCATGATCCCCGTGCCGCTGTCCGTCCCGTTCGGCGGCGTCGCCGACGAGCGGGTCGAGTCGGTGCTGCGCGACGCCACCCCCGCCGCCGTGTTGACGACCTCCGCGGTGGCATCAGCGGTTGCCCACAGTGTCACCGAAGCGCCGACCCTGGCGGTGATCGAGGTGGACACGCTGGACCTGGACGCCCCCGTCCGTGGCGGCGCGGCGGATGTCGAGCCCGACGACATCCAGTCGGTGGCCTACTTGCAGTACACCTCGGGATCCACGCGGGCACCGGCCGGGGTCATGATCTCCTACCAGAACGTCCTGGCGAACCTGCAACAGATCACCACCGATTTTTTGGCCGACGGCGGTCTGATCACCCCGCCCACCATCCTGTCGTGGCTGCCCTTCTATCACGATCTGGGCCTGATCATCGGAATCTGCACCCCGGTGGTGGCCGGCTTTCCGACCGTGTTGACCAGTCCGGTGTCCTTTCTGCAGCGACCGGCACGCTGGCTTCAATTGGCTGCCAGCCACCCGAACGTGTTCACCTCGGCCCCGAACTTCGCCTTCGACGTGGCCGCCAAGAAGACCTCGGATGAGGACATGGCCGGACTGGACCTCGGCGATGTCCTGCTCATCCAGAGTGGCGGGGAACGGGTGCACCCGGCCACCATCTCGCGGTTCAGCGAGCGATTCGCCCGGTTCAATCTGCGGGACAACGTAATTCAGCCTTCGTACGGACTGGCCGAAGCGACTCTGTATCTCGCGGCGCGCACGCCGAGTGAACCCCCGAGGACCGTGCACTTCGATCAGGACAGCCTCACCACCGGGCACCCGGTCCCGGCACCTGGCGGCACGCCGTTGATCAGCTACGGAGCCCCGCTGTCGGCGATTTCGCCCGTGCTACGGATCGTCGATCCCGACACCCTGCGTGAGTGTCCGCCCGGGACCACCGGTGAGATCTGGGCGCACGGCGACAACGTCAGCGCCGGCTACTGGCACAAGCCCGAGGAGACCGCGCGCACGTTCGGCGCCACCATCACCGATCCCGCCGCGGGCACCCCATCGGGCCCGTGGTTGCGCACCGGTGATCTCGGATTCATCTGCGACGGAGAGCTTTTCATCGTCGGACGGATCAAGGACCTGCTCATCGTCCGTGGCCGCAACCATGCACCGGACGATGTCGAGTCGACGGTGACCGAGCTGACCCGCGGTCGGGTCGCTGCCATCGCGGTCGCGATGGACGGCGTGGAACAGCTGGTGGTGGTGATGGAGGTCAAGAAGCGCGGGGACACCGCAGAGGAGGTCGCCGAGTACGTGGCCGAACTGCGGCGTGCGGTCACCTCGGCCATCTCCAATGCGCACGGGCTGGTGGCCGCCGATCTGGTGTTGGTGGCTCCCGGCTCCATTCCGATCACCACCAGCGGCAAGGTCCGCAGGCGGGCCTGCGTCGCGCACTACGAAGGCACCGGGTTCACGCGCGTCGACGTCTGA
- a CDS encoding acetyl-CoA hydrolase/transferase family protein — MPEELSAQQAAARLHTVDTLGLPLGPGQPPAFLRALGERNDWTDLRVYGALLAVGTELFGRTGVHYLSGFFGPLERALRDSGADIGFTPADFRSFGPLLQRQAPRVMSTVAAPPDDQGWCSLSLHAGGTIDELHRAGADPDRVLVVEVSDAYPRTVGTGEHRHAVHVDEIDILVRSTDTPLSLPGPPPTDADTAIARHAVGFIEPGATLQTGIGSIPSQIATQLAEGDGGGYGLHSEMFTDGCMQLHRAGKVTNTNKGIYAGVSVTTFAFGSPELYAWLDGNTEVVFLPVEIVNSPEVIAANHHMVSINGALAVDVQGQVVADTIDGDQFSGIGGAEDFVAGAGLELSDRSLICLPSTFTRDGELRSRILPWFGPGAVITTPRHHVDVIVTEYGAAELEGKTVQQRGEALAAIAHPEFRDELLAAAQRAARGRSPVAEQMQ; from the coding sequence ATGCCGGAGGAACTGAGCGCGCAGCAGGCTGCGGCGCGGCTGCACACCGTCGACACCCTGGGGCTGCCGCTGGGACCCGGGCAACCGCCGGCGTTCCTGCGCGCCCTCGGTGAGCGCAACGACTGGACCGACTTGCGGGTGTACGGCGCGTTGCTGGCGGTGGGCACGGAGTTGTTCGGCCGGACGGGTGTGCACTATCTGTCGGGCTTCTTCGGCCCCCTGGAGCGCGCGCTGCGTGACAGTGGAGCCGACATCGGCTTCACGCCCGCCGATTTCCGGAGCTTCGGGCCGCTGCTGCAGCGGCAGGCGCCGAGGGTGATGAGCACGGTCGCCGCGCCACCGGATGACCAGGGGTGGTGCTCGCTGTCGCTGCACGCCGGCGGCACGATCGACGAATTACACCGTGCCGGAGCCGATCCCGACCGGGTTCTGGTGGTCGAGGTGTCGGACGCCTATCCCCGCACGGTGGGGACGGGGGAGCACCGCCACGCGGTGCACGTCGACGAGATCGACATCCTGGTGCGCTCCACGGACACCCCGCTGTCGCTGCCCGGGCCGCCGCCCACCGACGCCGACACCGCCATCGCGCGCCATGCGGTGGGGTTCATCGAACCCGGGGCGACCTTGCAGACCGGGATCGGGTCGATCCCCAGCCAGATCGCCACCCAGCTCGCCGAGGGCGACGGTGGCGGGTACGGCCTGCACAGCGAGATGTTCACAGACGGCTGCATGCAACTGCACCGGGCCGGCAAAGTCACCAATACGAACAAAGGGATCTACGCCGGGGTCAGTGTGACGACCTTCGCCTTCGGATCGCCGGAGTTGTACGCCTGGTTGGACGGCAACACCGAGGTGGTGTTCCTTCCGGTGGAGATCGTCAACTCCCCGGAGGTCATCGCGGCCAACCACCACATGGTCTCCATCAATGGTGCGCTTGCGGTCGACGTGCAGGGACAGGTGGTGGCCGACACCATCGATGGTGACCAATTCAGCGGTATCGGCGGCGCGGAGGATTTTGTGGCGGGCGCCGGCCTGGAGCTGTCAGACCGGTCACTGATCTGTCTGCCGTCGACGTTCACCAGGGACGGCGAACTGCGGTCGAGGATCCTGCCCTGGTTCGGGCCCGGTGCGGTGATCACCACCCCGCGGCACCACGTCGACGTCATCGTCACCGAGTACGGCGCCGCCGAGCTGGAAGGCAAAACCGTCCAGCAGCGCGGTGAAGCGCTGGCGGCGATCGCCCATCCGGAGTTCCGCGACGAGCTGCTGGCCGCGGCGCAACGGGCAGCCCGTGGCCGGTCCCCAGTGGCGGAACAGATGCAGTGA